The following proteins come from a genomic window of Diorhabda sublineata isolate icDioSubl1.1 chromosome 7, icDioSubl1.1, whole genome shotgun sequence:
- the LOC130446466 gene encoding conserved oligomeric Golgi complex subunit 8, with protein sequence MSKNELLTKLLPNESLETLEYNNFVHDYLTKLGSYKIKDLTSEPDKLKQEASILQEQIQELAITNYKTFIETALCSKDLFTKFSVIEEKVNDLLKGVPIFEEKCENFGKVSSEINSLRRIDSITLSKSAQILEILEIPQLMDSFIRDGLYEDALELCNYVRKLYSKHSDVAIFKNINDDVNKAWILLLHQLLSQLRQDISLPKCLQIVGHLRRMELFTEPELRLKFLQARTCWLEQQLNNLSKDDPMVHLTKTVEITRINLFNILTQYTAIFNDDEHSPLIGSTNKTINQTIIFKSWLQHRISIFIQKLDILLNEVTTLEMIIDQCMYFGHSFSKVGCDFRPLLLPIFTKHIHKNFMNYIIKADQDFMRSIETFTLIDKTNPSLPWKLAKEDSIRPPDNLLEFYPLAEYLNNILNALNQLRLCPPIALIDEVVENLQTSMTLIAKGLQKLYSQEQQAFSANSRDAFTRLCMCFSDDLVPFVQKCIHIIYPPSHIASKLGISVKILQEEGITFLNKEDIIMPISNLLPLKIEPTEIASATLPVEEQSIVPAKIDINVDKVKD encoded by the exons atgtcaaaGAATGAGTTATTAACCAAGCTACTTCCAAACGAATCTTTAGAGACTTTAGAATATAACAACTTTGTCCATGATTATCTGACGAAACTAGGATCCTATAAAATCAAAGATTTAACTTCCGAACCGGACAAACTAAAACAAGAGGCCTCTATTTTGCAAGAGCAAATTCAAGAACTTgcaattacaaattataaaacatttatagaGACTGCATTATGTTCTAAAGATCTTTTTACTAAATTTAGTGtaatagaagaaaaagttaACGATCTTCTTAAGGGAGTTccaatatttgaagaaaaatgtgaaaacttTGGAAAAGTATCCAGTGAAATAAATTCCTTACGTAGAATAGATTCTATTACTTTATCGAAAAGTGCTCAAATTCTTGAAATACTTGAGATACCACAATTGATGGACTCATTTATTAGAGATGGACTATATGAAGATGCTCTGGAACTGTGCAACTATGTACGAAAATTATATTCTAAGCATTCTGATGTagctattttcaaaaatattaatgatgatGTTAACAAAGCCTGGATTCTTTTGCTCCATCAGTTATTGTCACAACTGCGCCAGGACATATCATTACCCAAATGCTTACAGATTGTAGGGCATTTAAGACGAATGGAATTATTCACAG AACCCGAACTCAGGCTTAAATTCCTCCAAGCAAGAACATGTTGGTTAGAGCAGCAGctgaataatttaagtaaagATGACCCAATGGTCCATTTGACGAAAACTGTAGAAATTACTAGGAtcaatttgtttaatattttaactCAATATACTGCCATTTTTAATGATGATGAACACAGTCCACTTATAGgatcaacaaataaaacaatcaatcagacaattatatttaaaagttGGTTACAACATagaatttcgatttttattcaaaaacttgatattttgtTAAATGAGGTAACTACTTTGGAAATGATTATTGATCAATGTATGTACTTTGGTCATTCCTTCAGTAAAGTGGGATGCGATTTCAGACCGTTACTTCTTCCAATATTCACCAAGcacatacataaaaattttatgaattatattataaaagcTGATCAAGATTTTATGAGAAGCATTGAAACATTCACTTTGATTGATAAAACGAATCCTTCCCTACCTTGGAAACTCGCAAAGGAAGATAGTATAAGGCCCCCagataatttattagaattctACCCATTAGCAGaatatcttaataacattttaaatGCTTTAAATCAGTTAAGATTGTGTCCACCTATAGCTTTGATCGATGAAGTCGTAGAAAATCTTCAAACTTCTATGACCCTTATCGCTAAAGGTCTCCAGAAACTTTATAGTCAAGAGCAGCAAGCTTTTTCTGCAAATTCTAGGGATGCTTTTACTAGACTTTGTATGTGTTTTTCAGATGATCTAGTGCCTTTCGTGCAAAAGTGTATTCACATTATATATCCGCCAAGTCATATAGCCTCAAAATTAGGTATTAGTGTAAAAATTTTACAGGAAGAAGGTATAACGTTCTTAAATAAAGAAGATATTATCATGCCGATTAGTAATTTGTTACCATTGAAAATAGAACCAACTGAAATCGCTTCAGCTACCTTACCAGTTGAAGAACAATCCATTGTACCTGCTAAAATAGATATTAATGTTGATAAAGTTAAAGATTAA
- the LOC130446467 gene encoding 40S ribosomal protein S9, producing the protein MVNGRIPSVHSKTYVTPRRPYEKARLDQELKIIGAFGLRNKREVWRVKYTLAKIRKAARELLTLEEKDPKRLFEGNALLRRLVRIGVLDENRMKLDYVLGLKIEDFLERRLQTQVFKSGLAKSIHHARVLIRQRHIRVRKQVVNIPSFIVRLDSQKHIDFSLKSPLGGGRPGRVKRKNLTKKTSGGGAAEEEED; encoded by the exons ATGGTTAACGGTAGGATACCGTCAGTTCATTCTAAAACTTACGTTACACCTAGACGTCCATATGAAAAAGCTCGTTTGGACcaagaattgaaaattattggtGCGTTTGGGCTTCGTAATAAGCGTGAAGTATGGCGTGTTAAATATACTTTGGCTAAAATTCGTAAAGCTGCCAGAGAACTTCTCACCTTGGAAGAAAAAGATCCAAAAAGATTGTTCGAAG gtAATGCACTGTTACGTCGTTTAGTGCGTATTGGAGTACTTGATGAAAACAGAATGAAGCTCGATTATGTGCTTGGTcttaaaattgaagattttttggAAAGACGTCTACAGACACAAGTGTTCAAATCTGGTTTGGCCAAATCTATTCATCATGCTAGAGTTCTAATCAGACAACGTCACATCCG AGTTCGCAAACAAGTTGTGAACATTCCTTCATTTATCGTCCGATTGGATTCACAGAAGCACATCGACTTCTCTTTGAAATCACCTTTGggaggtggtcgtccaggacgTGTAAAGAGGAAGAACCTCACCAAGAAGACCAGTGGTGGTGGAGCAgccgaagaagaagaagattaa